The genomic stretch GTCGAACTCCTCGAACATCGGAAAATCAGTGATAGTCAGGGCTATAATCGGTTCTAATCCCGTGTATTGCTGCGCCCGTTTTAGCTGATTGGAGTACAGCTTTGCAGCATTGTACAATACCCGCTTTTCAAAGCCCTCCACATTGAGAACCTGCATCTCTATGATCACTTTTGTCTGATTCGACAGGACAGCCTTGACATCCACGTAACTGTCCTTCATACCTTTGAGCAAAGGAATCTGGTAGGGATCAACGATGGTAAGGTCTGTTACTTTGGCGTTTTCAAAATCAATAATGGCGTTAAGGAAATTAATCAGGATATTTTTGGAATGCTCACTGCCGAAGACTTTTTTAAACGCGAAGTCGGTTTTGACGTCTAAGAATTGCATGAGGGCATCCTCTCTGAGTTTTTTGTAGTCGGATAGGTCCGCTTGAATAAAACGAAAGAAGACTGTCTATTTCTCTAATTATCTGATTATCTGATTATCTGATTTCGTTGCACTCAATCAAATCTACGCAACTTTTTTGCAAAGCTGTTTAGTTGTTTGTGTTTTTTTTGCTTTGTTCTCTCTTAGCCCTGCTCCTTCAGCTGGCGTAACTGTTCCAGGCATTTTTCCGCCCGTAGGGGCATGGTGAATTCATGGTACTTATCTGCGGCCTTTTGCCAATACTCTGCCGCCTGTTGTGGTTTCCCTTGAGCCTGATAAAGTTCGGCAAAGCCTTCCAGGCATTCGGCCACACCTTCCCAGCCTTGAATACGTTCAAATAGGGCTGATGATTGCTCAAGATATTGTTGAGCGGAAGCAAAATCCTTGGTCTGCACGGCTAACCTGCCAAACATCCTCAAGCTGTCTGCTTCGCCCACAGGGTCAGCGATATTTTCATAAGATTGCTGGGCACCTGCAAAACATTTCTCGGCCTCCAAAAACTTAGGCAGCCGGAGATACACCTCACCAAGGGCTTGAAGGCAGTTGGCCTGACCGAGCCGAGCACCAATTTCACCGTAGAGCGGCATCGCCTCCTCATACCGCTTGCGGGCATCTCCAAGTTCTGACAGACGAAGATGCACGTCGCCAAGGGCTTTCAGGCAGTTGGCCTGACCGAGCCGAGCACCAATTTCACCGTAGAGCGGCATCGCCTCCTCATACCGCTTGCGGGCATCTCCAAGTTCTGACAGACGAAGATGCACGTCGCCAAGGGCTTTCAGGCAGTTGGCCTGACCGAGCCGAGCACCAATTTCACCGTAGAGCGGCATCGCCTCCTCATACCGCTTGCGGGCATCTCCAAGTTCTGACAGACGAAGATGCACGTCGCCAAGGGCTTGAAGGCAGTTGGCCTGACCGAGCCGAGCACCAATTTCACCGTAGAGCGGCATCGCCTCCTCATACCGCTTGCGGGCATCTCCAAGTTCTGACAGACTCAGATGCACGTCGCCAAGGGCTTTCAGGCAGTTGGCCTGACCGAGCCGATCACCAATTTCACCGTAGAGCGGCATCGCCTCCTCATACCGCTTGCGGGCATCTCCAAGTTCTGACAGACGAAGATGCACGTCGCCAAGGGCTTGAAGGCAGTTGGCCTGACCGAGCCGATCACCAATTTCACCGTAGAGCGGCATCGCCTCCTCATACCGCTTGCGGGCATCTCCAAGTTCTGACAGACGAAGATGCACGTCGCCAAGGGCTTGAAGGCAGTTGGCCTGACCGAGCCGATCACCAATTTCACCGTAGAGCGGCATCGCCTCCTCATACCGCTTGCGGGCATCTCCAAGTTCTGACAGACGAAGATGCACGTCGCCAAGGGCTTTCAGGCAGTTGGCTGCTAGATACTGATCATCCTCCTTAACCTTCACCTTCGTCAAGGGAATCAGCTCCAAGGCATCCTTGGCCTGTTGATTGCGGGAATAGCGCATATCCACCTTTGCCTGCCGGAACAGAAAATACAGCACTGCCTTATCCGGCAGCCGCTTCATTTCCCGGTGTTCCTGTACTGCCTGGAGCAGGCTTTCTGCCCTGTCATAGGCGAAATAGGGCGAGTTTGTCCAATGAACACAGGTGTTGTTGAGGGCATCAGCCCCCTCTT from Candidatus Electrothrix communis encodes the following:
- a CDS encoding tetratricopeptide repeat protein; its protein translation is MSETNPYQELLEQLQACESQEERDWLSLRFSIAQLPKELQAAVRAAAVPRFFDRAFLNALLDQPLDEGQFAELLEQPYIEPYPGEGRYNVHERSRKLLQERLCKEDEEWYREISSRAFAYCKAQDQEDITWQIETIYHQIIAKPEEGADALNNTCVHWTNSPYFAYDRAESLLQAVQEHREMKRLPDKAVLYFLFRQAKVDMRYSRNQQAKDALELIPLTKVKVKEDDQYLAANCLKALGDVHLRLSELGDARKRYEEAMPLYGEIGDRLGQANCLQALGDVHLRLSELGDARKRYEEAMPLYGEIGDRLGQANCLQALGDVHLRLSELGDARKRYEEAMPLYGEIGDRLGQANCLKALGDVHLSLSELGDARKRYEEAMPLYGEIGARLGQANCLQALGDVHLRLSELGDARKRYEEAMPLYGEIGARLGQANCLKALGDVHLRLSELGDARKRYEEAMPLYGEIGARLGQANCLKALGDVHLRLSELGDARKRYEEAMPLYGEIGARLGQANCLQALGEVYLRLPKFLEAEKCFAGAQQSYENIADPVGEADSLRMFGRLAVQTKDFASAQQYLEQSSALFERIQGWEGVAECLEGFAELYQAQGKPQQAAEYWQKAADKYHEFTMPLRAEKCLEQLRQLKEQG